From the genome of Actinomycetota bacterium:
CAACTCTCCTAGTTTCTAAAGTTGACCGTCTTGGTCGTCAGGTTGAGTCTGTCAGTCACCTGTTAAACCGAATCAATGTGCGAATTGCTACAATGCCGAGTGCTACTAACATGGTTATTCAGATCATGTCTGTAATGGCGGAGGAAGAGGCACGAGCTATCTCATCTCGAACCAAAGCAGCCCTGAGTGTTGCTAAGGCAAAAGGTGTTCTTATTGGTGCTGCGGTACACAGAAACAAAAGTAGTAAAGTATTTGGTCAACGTCTTGCCAAATCTGCCACAAATTTTGCAGAGCAGTACAAAGAAAAGCTTGACACCATGCGCTCAATTGGTTTAACCTATGCACAGATTGCAGATAACTTTAACAAGAAAGGGATCAAAGCACGTAATGGTGGTGAGTATTCACCTATTCAAGTTCAACGCATGTGTAAGCGATTAAATATAGAGTGAAATCTAATGGAAATAATTAATCAGAGAGAAGTTGTAGGAAAAGTCTTCAATACAAGAAGTAAAGCAGTTTCAACAATGTCTGCGTTGCTAGAAGATAAATTTCAAGTTAATAAGATGCAAGACAAATGGTTAGTCTCTTACGAAAAAGAGACCTCCATCATTATGGATGGTGAGTATACCAGAGTTGAAGCAGAGGATGCTGAAAAATTAACAGATAATTCACAATAGGGATGATTCTTAACCTCTTAAGGTCAATACTACGGTAAAATAGTAGTATAACACTTTAGGAGGTTTTATGTTAACATGTACTATTAAATCTGAGAAAGATACAGTTGTAAAAGAGTTCAATACCAGAAGACTTGCAGTAGATACTATGACAGCATTACTAGGTTACACACCGATCTGTAAACCGTCTTGTGTCGATGATAAATGGTTGGTTATCTATGAAAAAGATGTAGCAATCATAGAAGGTATTGAGTATAATTTAATCTCAACAGATCCTGGAGGTGACGTATGGACTGGGAGACAGTTAATATCATAGTAAGTGTATTTATCTTTCTGTTGATTATCTGGGCAACAGACGTTATCTTTAAGAGGAAGAAATAACAGGAAACAGAGGAATTAAAATGTACACAGTGAAGAAAAAAGAAGTATCTCATCCAGCATATAAAGATCCACATTTTGTCTATGAAGTATTCAATGATAAAACAGGTAAAGTGAAAGAATCTTTTTATGATGAAATTTCTGCTAATGAGAAGGCTAAAAAAGAAAATTTCATTGAGAAAGAGAGTGAAGAATTTCAATGTTGGTTACGAAGAGAAGACTTTGATTTTGGTTCATTTGAGAGACGTGCTGCTTGGGTGTCTTGGCTTCATCGTGCTTTGAAAGATTATAATTCTGGTCAGGACGATTTTAAATAATTTAATGGTTATGCAAATGGTACTTATCAACTTGCATCTAAATTACTCAAAAAGTGGAATAAATCTTAAGGAAAATTATGGGATTCAGATTCAGACAACGTATTAAAATACTACCCGGTGTTTACATCAATCTTGGGAAGAAAGGCATTAATTCAACCAGTGTTAGGGCAGGATGGTTTACTTCAAATATCAATAAAGACGGGGTAAAGAATACAATCGGTGCACATGGAACTGGTCTTAGTTATGAAACTAAGCGATCTAAAGTTTCTGGTAAGACTATCTGGACCTGTGTCGCTATAGTCTTTATTCTATACTTAGTCATGTGAGGTAATTTATGAGTTATGGTCTTTTAACAGAAGAACAAGCTAAAATTTTACGTGAAAGAATGCAGAAACAAAAAGAAGAAAAGCAAAAGGAGAAAGAATAATGTACATGAACAGAAAAGGTATTCAATTTGGTGTTAAAGATACATGGAGTCTTGATTCTACCCTTAATCCTATATTACTCTCTGCTTTAATCAAATTTAAAGAGGTTATTACAGATCCATCTCGTAAGGATTGGGTAGGTGTGCCAAGTCTTGTTTTAGCAGATCTATATCCAGACCACAAAGGTAACTTCACAGATGAACAGTTAGAAGAAGGTTCAAAACTTTGGTTAGAAATTATAGATAAAATGATCTATGCTTTTGATACTAAGAATGAGCCTAATTTAAAAGATTATGCATTTGAATTTAATCATCTGACCCAAGAAAGGGAAGATGGAAATGTTTCAGTCAACATA
Proteins encoded in this window:
- a CDS encoding recombinase family protein; this translates as MSEKFVVYKRLSKEKVEGNQYGFGSQDHDIQCFLKQIPEAEVIAEFSETYSGKSIWTERKELVKAVKLCEETGSTLLVSKVDRLGRQVESVSHLLNRINVRIATMPSATNMVIQIMSVMAEEEARAISSRTKAALSVAKAKGVLIGAAVHRNKSSKVFGQRLAKSATNFAEQYKEKLDTMRSIGLTYAQIADNFNKKGIKARNGGEYSPIQVQRMCKRLNIE
- a CDS encoding DUF4236 domain-containing protein; this encodes MGFRFRQRIKILPGVYINLGKKGINSTSVRAGWFTSNINKDGVKNTIGAHGTGLSYETKRSKVSGKTIWTCVAIVFILYLVM